GCGGCGCTCGATCAGCGGCGTGTCGCCCTCCCCCATCGAGACGATGCGGGAGGCGGCGAGCGGCAGGCCCAGAAGGTAACGCCAGATACCCCGCCCCTCGGAGGAGGCGGCCCCATACCCGGACAGGCGCAGCGTCCCTCCGCAGGGACAGCGCCAGACGATCTCCCTGTCCCCGAACTGCCGGGAACAGCGCATACAGCTCAACACGGACAGTCCCTCCTCGTCATCGCCGCAAGGCTTTCGTCATTTCTTATCCCATCGGGAATATTGGTAGATCAGGTGTAGGGGCCGCGCGCCCGGCGAGCTCCCGGGAAAACGGTTCGTCGCCTCGGGGTTGTAGGACAGCGTAACCGTCGTATAGCGGTCGGGCTCCCATACGTTGCGCAGCAAAAGGCGCCCCTCCGCCCAGGTATTGGGCAGGGGCGCCTCCTTCGTTCTGCCGAAGCGGGCGGTGTAGGCCCGGCGCAGCGCGTCGTAAAAAGCCCTGTCCTCGTCGCCGTCCCCCGTACTCGTCAGATAAACGGCCTTGTAATTCAGCCCCTTCCTCGCATGGAAGCCGAAGACGAACACGGCAGGACGCCCCTCAAAGAGCCCCTCCATGGAGAGCTGCCCGTCGCGAATGAACCCGGAGGCCTCCGCCCCGCTGCGCTCCATGCGGAGCTGCGTCCGCTTCGAGGAGAGCCCGAAGGTGACGGACATGAATGCCTCCGCGCTGTCGGGCTCCGCAAAGGACGGCCGCACCGAAACAAGATAGAGGAGAAGGAGCGCACAAAGCCACCTCATTCTCCTCATGGCAGGGGCTGTCCTCACCAAAAGCCGGCCCATCACTCGTTCCTCAACTCAAAGAGCCACATCAGGCGCACAGCCTTGGACGCCTCCTCGCCGCTGCCCTCCACGAACCGCCCCCTGTAGCGCCTGGAGGAGTTCCGCTTTACCTTTTCGGGAAGCAGCTCCGCCCTGGCCACGGTCTCTCCGTAACGGTCCAGAAAGAGCATCGTGCCCCCAAAGGAGACGTTCCGCTGCGTCCCGTTCACGATATCCACGAACAGATGGCCCCATTTGTAGATCAGGTTCCGAAAGGAGAACCCCGGCCGCCCCTCAATGGCCCCCTCGCGGACGACGGCCTCCGCGGGCCCCGCGCCGACCGCGAGCCCCAGGCCCTGCGGCACCGCAAGGGAAAATGCCGCCGCAAGCAACAGAGAAACCAAAGCCCTACCATAAATCCGCCTCAAGACATCTCCTCCTTTTCCTCCAAGTCGCTGCCGGTCGTCTCCGGGGAGCCCGCGCCGAAGACGGCAAGCCAGACGCAGGGCGGGTCGGATGAGGTGTACACTACGCGGTGCCGCTCATGGGCGGGGATCGCCAGCCAATCCCCCGCCCCCATGGAATGCCGCCGGCCGTCCTCGAACTCCAGCTCCGCAGTCCCCCGGATCAGGGCCACCCACTCGGGCTCGTCCTGATCGTACCAGAAGCCCTCAGGGGAGGCGTGCCCCTCGGACACAATGCGCTCGATACGCGGCCCCAAGGCGCTTTTCCCAACCTCCCCCTCCCCGGGAAGCGCGAAGGTCTCCAGGACCTCCAGAAACTCCGCCTCCCCCCGGATGACGGGGTCAAACAGGCTGCCGCACCGCATCGGGCCCCCTCCCTTCGGAAACTTTCCCTTTCGGAAAAATTTTTTCAGAAAAATTCCTTCGGAAGACTTATACCGGAAAACTTCTGCCGCCTGCGCCTCAGGCCCGCTGTGCCGCGTCCTCGCGGAGCAGCGCCTCGATCTCGGAGGCCGAATAGAGGCGACCGTCGTTCATGCCGGGGCAGCTTTTCGCATAGGACGCCCAGCTTTCCTCCGACCGCATCACCTCGGTCCAGAAGGGAAAGAGGCGGCACTGGGAAGGGCGGACTCTGTAAATGGAACACCGGGCCTCCTCGACCCGATAAAAAATGCAGTCGCCGTTCGGACGTTCGATGAAGCTGGGGCGCCCCCAGCGCAGGGTGACGAAGCGCCTACGAAAGGTTCTCTCGTCCATGTTTCCCTCAAACAGGGAGAGGAACGCGCAAACCCGTTCGCCCTCGGCGGGCGAGAAAAAAATCGCGCCGGGCTTGCCCCGGCAGCAGCGGCCACACCCGACGCAGGAAAAACGAACACCCAGCTCCCACCACGCGGGCCTCACGGCCGTGCCGACACCCGCTCCGATCTTTTCTCGGAAAGCCCCTCGGCCGTGACGGACTTATCGCGAGCCGCCAGGCTGCCGACCATCCGATCGTAGAGCATCCTCCAGAGCCCCGGCCCATTTTCGCTGGCCGCCAGGTCGTCCGTGGCCATCTCAAGCGAAAGGTCCTCCATCTGCTTCCAGGGACGGTCCCGCTCGGAGCCGCTGACCGTACGGGCGCTGTCGCGCATCTTCTTCCAGACCTGCGCCCAAAGTATGGATTCGAACTGCTGGCAGGCATCCTTCAGTTTCAGGGCCTCCGGCGTCTTATGGACCTCCGGGGGAACCTGCATCTTGTAGGCGCGAAAATTATACTTGCTTATGGAGTCAATCATCGTTCATTCCACCTTTTATGCGCTTTTACACGGCATTTGGGGCTATCGGCCTCAAAGAGCCGGTCGTCCGCTCACATGTTCACCAGTTCGCCGTGCAGGGCCCCGGCCCTGTCGATCGCCTGGAGGATCTCGATGATGTCACGGGGCGTCGCCCCGATGGAGTTCATGACCCGCACGAGGTCCCGTACCGTCGTCGTCGCGGGCATCGCGATCATGCTGGCGCCGTCCTCGTCCACCGTGATGTCCGTCCTCTGCTCCGTCCGGGTCTCGCCGCCGCTGAGGGGGCCGGGCTGCACGACGTTCGGATCCTCCTTCACGGTCACCGTGAGGCCGCCGTGCGCAACGGCCACCGAGCTGATGCGGACATTGCCCCCCATCACCACGGTCCCGGTCCGCTCGTTGACGGCCACGCGCGCCGGGCTGTCCGGCGCGATCTCCAGCTTCTCCATGTTCGCCAGAAAGGCCGTCGGCGCCGCGAGGTACTGCCCCGGAAGGTTCACAACGACCCGCCCCGCGTCCACGGGATAGGCCACCGCCCCGAACTGCCGGTTGATCGTGTCCGTGATGCGCTGCGCCGTCGTGAAGTCGGGGTCCCGGAGCAGCAGCGCCAGCTGCCCACCTACCGTGTAATCCGCGGGCACGTCGCGCTCCACGATCGCCCCCGATGGGATGAGACCCGACGTCGGGATGTTCTTCGTCGTCGAAGCGGCGGAACCAGCCGTCGCATACCCCCCCACGAGCACGGCCCCCTGGGCGACGGCGTAGACCTTTCCGTCCGCCGCCTTCAGCGGGGCCTGCATCAGCGTCCCCCCCTGGAGGCTCTTCGCATCGCCCATCGCATTGACGCTGACGTCTATGGCCTGGCCGGGACGGGAATAGGGCGGCAGCGTCGCGGTCAGGGATACCACCGCGACGTTCTTGGTTCGGGCCGCCTTCTCGTCCAGGGTCACCCCGAAATTGCGCATCATGTTACGCATCATCTGCACGGCCATGGAGGACTTGTCCCCCGTCCCCGCGAGCCCCGTCACGAGCCCCACGCCCGTCAGCTGGTTCCCGCGCGCGCCCTCGATCTCCACGATGTCCTTGATGCGCACCTGCGGATGGACCCGGCCAAAGTCCATATCCCGAAGTTCCACCGCCGCGGAGGCCATGCCGCAGAGGGCCAGGACAAGCCCCAGAGCGACGCCCGACACAACGTGGATCATCGCACTCCTGCCCTTCATCCCGAGAGAGTCCCTCCTCTTCCCATGAAACACATCACCGAACGACATGAACATCGGAACCCTCAGAAGACCATCTGAAGGATCTGGGTGATGATCCCCGGCTTCTGAGTCCGGGAGATGGCGCCCTTGCCCTTGACCGCCAGCTCGGCGTTCGCGATCAATTCGCTGCGAATCTGGTTGTTGCTGTTGACGTCCTGAGGTCGGATCACGCCGATCAGCTGGAACTGCAGCGTCTCCTCGCTGGTCCGGACGTCGCGCGTCCCCTCGATGAGCAGATTTCCATTGGGGAGCACGTCCGTGACCAGGCACGCGACCGTCGCCTTCGCGTGGTGCTTGCGCTCGACGGAGCCGTCGCCCTTGCTGCTGTTGTCGCTCGTCAGCCCAAGGCTCCTGATGAACCTCAGAATCCCCGTTCCGTCGCTGACGGAGTTCTTCGAGGACTTCTTGACGTCCATCGTCGCCTCGTCCTTAGCGTCGGTCCGCTCGTTGACCAGCACCGTGACGATGTCCCCCACCCTGCCTGGGCGCTCGTCCGCCGTCCAGTTCGTCCTGTCGTCCCAGAGGGAGACGGCCTCGGCCCTCCCCCACGCCACCGCACAAAGGCAGAGACAGAACAAAATCAAACCCGCCCGTACTCTCGAGGCATTCACGGAACATCCACCTCCACGGTTTCGCTATCCAAAACACGAGCCCTGAGGACGACCTTCTTGTCATCCGCCCGACGTACCCTCACGACGCCGCCCGCGGCCCCGTCATCCAACAGAACCCCCTTGACCGCCGCAATAAGCCCTCCCTGACGCACAACGATCAAGACGGTCCTGCCCTTCTTCGCCACGGGGGGCATGGACAGGAACTCCAACGGCACGGGCTTCCCCTGAGGCAGGGGCCTGCGAGACGTGCGCCCCACGGCCTGGGAGAGCTGCGCCGCATAGACGCCGGGATTCGCGATACGCATGGGGCGCGTCACAAAATCCTCCGCGGCCAGGGGCTGCCCTCTGGGCACGGACCGCGCCATGACAAGGACGTTCCGGGTCCAGGTCAGGCGGACGGCCAGAGAACGTTCCCGCCCCGCCCCGTCGCGAAAACGCAGCGTGGCGGCCGCACTTCCCGGGACCAGGGATGCCGGCGAGACAAGCCGCCCCTCGGGAACGGGGCCCGCGTGGGAGACCTCGACATCGCCATCCCATGCTGCAAGTGATTTTATCACAGATATGAGGGATTCGTCAGGGGAGAAACGCCCACCGTCCCCCTTCCTCGGCGTCCCGTCCGTACCGGCCGCCTCGACCCGCACCCTGTCGGGCATCCGAACCTCCAGACGAACTCCCTCGAGCCCGCTGGCCTCGACCGCACGTACCACCTGCTCCCGAGTGACGACGCCCCCCTCCTCGACCGACAAGATCAGGGGGCTCAAGGCATCCCGCACCCTGTCGGGTCCGGAGATCCGCGCGATATCCCCCAGCGTGAAGGCAGTGCCGTCCGCCTGGACGAAGGGGGGAATATCGATGCGGACGGGCCGCTCCGCGCCCGAAGCACCGGAGGTCGGGAGCAGTGCGGCACAGGCGAGCGCCATAAAAAAAAGGCGGAGTGTCCTCCGCCGCACAAAAGGTCTCATCGCCCTAACGCTTCAGGCCGTTGGCGATCCTCAGCAGGTCGTCCGCCGTCTGGACGCCCTTGGAGTTGGCCTCGTAGGCCCGCTGGGCCACGATCATCTCCACCATCTCCTCGACGACCTGGACGTTGGACATCTCCAGGACGCCCTGCCGCACCTCGGGCATCCCATCCGTGCCGGGCTGCGCCAAGATGGGGGGGCCGCTGGCCTCCGTCTCCAGGAACAGCCTGTCCCCCTCCGCCCGGAGGCCTGCCGGGTTGATGAAGCGCGCCAGCTCCAGCTGTCCGACCTCCTGGAGCTCCGTTTGACCGGGCATCTTAACGGATACGATGCCGTCCCGGCTCAGCTGGATGGACGTGGCCTCCCGCGGAATGACGATCGCGGGCTCAAGCAGCAGGCCGTCGTGGTTGACGATCTGCCCGTCCGCATCCACATCCCACACCCCGGAGCGGGTGTAGGCGATCGTCCCATCCGTCCGCGTCACCTGGAAAAAGGCGTTCTCCCCCGCCATCGTCTTGCCTGCGATCGACCAATCCAGGGGATTCTCCGTGATCTGGAAGTTCCCCTGGGTCATGAAGCTGGGGGTCGCGACGACCCGCGTGCCCAGGCCCACCTGCACGCCCGTAGGGACCATGGAGTTCGGTTCGACCGGCGTCCCGGGCTCCCGGCCAACCTGATAGAGCAGGTCCTCGAAGTCGGCTCTCCGCTTCTTGTACCCCTGGGTATTGACGTTCGCAAGGTTGTGCGAGACGACGTCAAGATGAGTCTGCTGGGCAATCATGCCCGAAGCGCTGGACCAAAGAGATCTCAACATGCGATAAATCCTCCCACTAACGCAAAAAGGGCAAAAAAGAATTTAGCCCCTGCCGTAGGCCGTAATCAACTTGCCCGTCTGCTCATCGTGCGCCATCAGGGCCTTCGAGGCGCCCTCGTACGCCCGCTGGGCCTCGATCATACGGACCATCTCCTCGACGACGCTGACATTGGACCGTTCGAGCGCTCCCCCGACAATCCGGACGTCCTCGGCCTCGGCGGCCGGCCCCGAAGCGTCGCTGGGCGCCAGGAGGCTCCGGCCTACCTGCCTCAGATAGGTCGGCCGTTCGAAGGTATAGAGCGGGATCGTCCCCACGAGCGCCCCATCCGCGTAGACCTGGCCGCCGGGATTGACGACCAGGCGGGTGGCCGTCCCCACCTCGATGTCCCCGCCGTCGCCCTGGAGGGTCATTCCGTCCTGAGTGACAACGACGCCATCGTCACTCAGCGTAAAGCTGCCCTGACGCGTATAGAAGGTGTTCCCCGCCCCGTCCTGGACGGCAAAGAAGCCCGGCCCGTCGATCAACAGGTCCAGCGGATTGTCCGTCACGCGGACGACGCCCGGCGTCGTGTCCATGGCGCTCTCCGAAAAGACGTTCGCCAGGGCCAGGGTCCCAATAGTCTGCCTTCCCTTCCAGTTCATCGTAAACGGGGGGACGGTCACGATCTTCCGCTCGTCGTCCTCCGATACCTTTTCGAGACGGTCCAGATGCGCGCTGAAATCCTCGTTGACGGGGATGCGGCGGCGAAAGCCGAGCGTATCCACGTTCGCCAGGTTGTTCGTCACGACGTCCAGGTGCGTCTCCTGGACCAGCATTGCGGAGCACGCCGCATAAAGCCCTCTGTGCAAAAAATCACGCCCCTTCGAAAAGGTGGAGCCAAACCGCTTTCTTCAGCCAGCCTCCGCGGGCCCCCTTGAATATTTCAAAGGGGCCCGCGGAGGTCAGCGACGCCTGCGTCCCTTTCTGACGTTCACCAGGATGCTGTTGCGTCCTGACCCCGTCAGCTTGTCGATGGCAGCCAGAGCCCTGCCCGTACCCAGGGCCACGCACTCCATCGGATTCTCCGCCGTAAAGCAGTTGATCCCCGTCTGCTGCGAGATCAGCTCAGGCAGCCCCCTCAGCAGGGAGCCCCCCCCGGTGAGGACGATACCCCTGTCTATGATATCGGCCGAAAGCTCCGGCGGCGTTAGCTCCAGGACGTTGCGCACCCCATCGACCAGGGTCTGGACCATCTCCCCTATCGCCATGTTGACGGCCGAGCTGGAGACCTCTATCTGCCGCGGCAGCCCCTGTACGAGGTCCCGGCCCTTGATGACCATGCGCTGTTCCTCGTCCAGCGGAATGCAGGTGCCGATCATGATCTTCAGGTTCTCGGCCGTCTGCTCGCCGATCGCGAGGTTGTACTGGCGCCGGAGGTAGCGCATGATCCCCTCGTCGAACTTGTCCCCCCCAATCCGGAGCGACTTGGAGACGACGACCCCCCCAAGGGAGATCACCGCGATATCCGCCGTCCCGCCGCCGACGTCAACGACCATCTTGCCCCGGGCCTCCTCGACGTTGAGGTTGGCCCCGATGGCCGCGGCCATGGGCTCCTCGATGAGGTAGGCTTCCTTGGCCCCAACCTCGAGCGCCGCCTCGAGGACGGCCCTGCGCTCCACGTCCGTAGCGCCGGATGGAACGCAGATCATCGCCCTGTTCCTGAAGAAACGCTGCCAGCCGCGCGTGACGCGCCGCATGAAGTGCTGGAGCATCGCCTCGGTCATCGAGTAGTTTGCGATGACGCCGTCCCTGAGCGGGCGGACAGAGACGATGCTGCCCGGCGTGCGTCCCACCATGTTCTTGGCCTCGTATCCCACGGCCAGGATGCTGCCGGTATCCTGATCGACGGCCACGACCGAGGGCTCCCTCAGCACGACCCCATGCCTCTTCTCGAAGATCAGGATCGTCGCCGTGCCCAAATCGATTCCTATATCCGTTCCGAACATCGTCAAACCTCCGTCAAACCTCCCTGGGAGGCCGAAACATCAAACGCCCCTCGCCGCCGAGGCCAGCACCCTATTTTCATCAGCGTTTCCGCCCCATCTCGATATGAACCCCCATGGGGCTTCGGTCGGGTTCGTACCTCTCCTCCGGACACATCTCCTCCTCAAGAAGAACACGATGGACCCATGATGAAAATTGTAGCGCCTGAGACGTTTTTTTACCAGAGCAGACGAGATCTTTCGTACCTTTCTGGGAAAGCGGAGGCACACACTGGAAAACAACATACCGGAGAGGGAGGAATCCTCTTCCCCCCTCTCCGGCACGCCGTTTTCGGCAAGAATGCGGCGGAACTTCAGCTCAGAGCCCGCCCAGCATCATCAAGGCGAAGACCTTCGCGTTGTTGACAAGGTAGTCTATCTCCGTGTACTCGTCGGGTTGATGGGCCACTCCGGCACATTCCTGCTGCCAGACGACCGCGGGAATGCCCTTTTTGCGGAAGAACGCCGCAAACGTGCCCCCCCCGATCCCTCCGGTCCTCGGCTCCACCCCAAGCACCTCTCGAACGGCGCCGCAGAGCAGCCGGACGATATCGCTGTCCGGAGGGGTGGGGGCGGCCGCATCGTTTCGGCCAACCTCGAGGTCAACCGCGGCGCCGGTCCGGTTCGCCACGTCCTTACGCACCCGCTCCACGACCCCCAGCACCTCGTCCAGGGAGACGGAGGGGAGGACGCGGCAGTCGAACTCGAATCGTTCTTTGCCGGGGACCGTGTTCGTGTTGGGGACGTTGGCAAAGCGGCGGGTCGGCTCGAAGGTCGAGACGGGAGGATCAAAAAGCGGGTCCTCGTCCGGAAACGCCTTGTGCAGGGCCTCGTCCACCTCCACGGCCAGGATGTTGGCCGCACGACAGGCGTTCAGCCCCGTATTGGGCAGGCTGGCATGGGCCTGGCGACCCGTTACGGTAAAGGCGAGCTTGAGGCCGGCCTTCTCGGATATCTCGACGAAATCCCCCGCATCGTTGCCGCCGTCCGGAGCGATCACCAGGTCGTCCGGGCGGAAAAGCCCCCGTTCCAGCAGGGGCTCCAGGCCGAAACCGCTCCCCATCTCCTCGTCCGCGGCAAAGACGAGGCACACGGAGAACTCCGGCTCGGCGCCGGAGGCGACGAGCGCCTTGAGCGCGTAGAGCGAGGCGATAAGGGTCATCCCGTTGTCGCTGACCCCGCGCCCATAGAGACGGGACCCCTTGACGACGGGCTGATAGGGGTCTATTGTCCAGAGCGACCGATCCCCCTCGGGGACGATATCGATATGCGTCAGGATGCAGAGCCGGCGCTGCTGCTTCCCCGGCAGCTCCAGAAACAGAGAGGGCCGGTTCCCCGTCGGGGACCTTTCGTCCTCAACCCTCTGCCATGTAACGGCGCCCAGCCCCAGCTCCGCGACAAGACGCTCGATCTCCCTGGCCTTCTCCTCCTCCCCCGTCCCCCCGTTATGGGGGGAGACGGCGGGAATGCGGCAGATCCGGCTCAGGGCCTCGACCATCTCGCCGCGAAGCCCTTCGACTGCCGAAAGCACCCTGTCCTTCACGAGAACTGCCTCCTCAAAGCAGAGAAAGCAAGCCTAAGGGAGAGCAAGCCTACAGGAAGATGCCGCGCAGCGCCTCGACGTCGGCGACGCGCTGGATGGCGGCCATGAAAGCGGCGCGGCGCATCTTGACGTTCTTGGACTGGGCGTAGTCCCAGACGCGCTTGAAATTGCCCTTCATGATGTGGATCAGGCGGTTGTTGTACTCCTCCTCCGTCCAGAAGAATCCCTGGAGGTTCTGCGCCCACTCGAAGTAGGAGCCGATGACGCCGCCCGAGTTGGCCAGGAAGTCGGGGACGAGCGTGACGCCCTTGTCCGAGAGGATCTTGTCTCCCTCGGGGGTGACGGGGCCGTTGGCACCCTCGACGAGGTACTTGGCCTTCACCTTGTCCGCCGTCTTGTCGTTCAAAACGCCGTCGAGCGCGCAGGGGAACAGGAAATCGCAGTCCGTGAACAGGACGTCCGAGACCCCCAGCTTCTCGCAGCCGTCGCAGGTATAGCCCTCCAGCAACCTCTTGGGGTGCGAGGAGACCATCTCAAAGGCCTTCTTCAGGTCGATGCCCTTCGGGGAGTAGTAGGACCCCGTGATGTCGCTGATGGCGACGATCTTCACCCCCGCCTCCGCCAGCGTCTTCGCCGTGTAGCTGCCGACGTTACCGAACCCCTGGATGGCCGCCCGAATGCCCTCCGGGTTCTTGCCCAGGACCTTCATCAGCTCGAGGCCGCAGGTGGCGACGCCGCGGCCCGTGGCCTCGTTGCGCCCCCTGGAGCCCCAGTACGGGATCGGCTTGCCCGTAAACACGCCCGGCTCCAGCTGGCCGCGCATCTTGGTGAGGGTGTCGCTGAACCACACCATCTCCTGGCCTCCCGTGTTGAGGTCCGGGGCGGGCACATCCTGCCAGGTCCCGACGATCGGCGCGATGCGGGCCGCAAAGGTGCGGGACATGCGCTCCTTCTCCTTCTTGGAGAGGACCAGCGGATCGCAGCAGATCCCGCCCTTGCCGCCGCCGTAGGGGATGCCTGCCAGCGAACACTTCCAGGTCATGAGCATGGCCAGAGCCTCGCACTCGTCCACGTCCACGTCGGGATGGAAACGGATGCCGCCCTTGGCCGGGCCGATGGCGGTGGAGTGCTGCACCCTGTAGCCCTTGAAAACCTGGACGGAACCGTCGTCCATCTCCACGGGCACGGAGACCTCGAGCCTGCGCTCGGAGTTGCTCAAGATCGAGATGAGCTTATCGTCGAGCCCCATCTCCTCCGCAGCACCATAGAAATTCTTCAGTGCCGTATCCAGCAACACATTCGTAGCCGTCCTTCTCGTAACCGACATACCAGACACCTCCACACAATTTTTGTTGGCAAAGGAACCGGATAGAGCTTGAAATCCACGCAACGACATCTAACTTGGACCCACGCCTGCACGCACCCGCAGGGGACTGCGGCATCAGCTAAAGAATAGCACAAGACGAACAAAAAATGCACCAAGAATCAAGTTTTCAATTTTTAGTTTTCAACTTTTTCATCCTCACCTCCGGCGGCGTCCTCGAAGGGCTCCTCGCCGTCCCGGGCCAGGATCGCCACCCTCTGCTCCGCCCTCTCCAGAATCCTCCGGCTCTCCCGCACCAGGGAGACCCCGCGCTCGAAGACCTCGAGAGCCTCGTCCAAGGGCATCGGCTCGGACTCGAGACGCCTCAGGACCTCATCCAACCGCTCCAGGTTATCGCCAAACGACATCGGTCCTTTCCCCTCCCAACCTTCCGGCCCATACCCCTGCACGCCGTCCCACATCCCTTATCTCCGCCGCGCGGACACAGGCTCGAATCCATGAAGATTCCTCCTAAGTTCAAAATTCTCCTCGTCCGGATCCCTCAAGTCCAGCCCCGGACATTTTTCCATTTGAAAAAAATATGATAAAATCCTGAGGCAAAAACATGCAATCTCTCTCGGCGAGGAGAGGGCAAGAAGCCTACCCCCCGTCCGAGTTGAAGAAAAAACGGAGGGAAATTACAATGGCAAAGGTCTGTCAGTGCTGCGGACGCGGCCCCGTGACGGGGAACGCGGTCAGCCATTCCAACCGGCATACGCGCCGTCGTTGGCTGGTCAATCTTCAGAGTGTCCGGATCGATGCGGGCGATGGCTCCACCTTCAAGGTGCGCGTGTGCACGAAGTGCCTGAAGTCCGGCTTCGTCAAGAGAGCGGCGTCGGCAGTCTGATTCTGCGGGGACGGAACGAAAGAGAAGCGGTGCGGAATCCTTCGGGATTCCGTTTGTTTTTATGTCTTCCATTTTTATGTCTCCCTGGGAGCGCGCTTTGGCCCACGCCGCCCTCTTCGCTTCGTCCCCGCCGCAGCGCTCCTACGGCCTCGTTTCCCTTATTCGTGTATTCTACCGTAATCGGAAACAAAGAACAAACCCCTGCTTCGGAGGGCATGAAAATTCGAGGGACACGAACGGGTCTCCTTATGCCGTACTTCTTGGAGGCGGCTCAGCCAGAGAGCCATCGGCGAGACGATATAATACAATATAAGGAAGACGACGGAGGGGATCGCTATGGGGGCCGAGGACCGCTATTGCAAGACGTACTCCATCTCATGGGAGAGGATCCATCAGGACTGCAAGTCCCTGGCGGAGAGGCTCCACGGGATGGGGAGATGGGAGCACATCGTGGGTATCGCCCGAGGGGGACTGGTCCCATCGGCGATCGTCGCGCGGGAGCTGAGCATCCGGCTGGTCGATACCGTCTGTATCTCGAGCTACACGCTCAGGACCCAGGGCAGGCCCCACATCCTTAAGGGAATCCAGACCGAGAACGGAGGCCGAAACTGGCTCATCGTCGACGACCTGGTGGACACCGGCAAGACGGCACAGGTCGTGCGCGCCCTCCTTCCTAACGCCTGCTTCGCCACGGTCTACGCAAAGCCCGAGGGGCGTTCCTTCGTGGACACCTTCATCACGGAGGTCTCCCAGGACACATGGATCCTCTTCCCGTGGGATTCGGAGTACGCCTACAGCAAGCCTCTGGTGGAGGATGCCTGAACCGGAGGATGCCTGAGCCGCGGCGGGAGGGAGCGGTTCTACCGCTCCCTCCCGTCCCCAACCGGCTCATTGGCTCCCAAACCGAATCACGCCTGGAGATCCAGCGCCCTGCCCATACCCATCGACTGCAAAAGCTGGGTCATCGTCGCCTGCTGAAGGTCCATGACGTTCCTCAGCATCGACACCTGCACCGCGGAGCTTACCCGCGCGGCAGCCATCTCCATGGAGTACCTCGCGACATCTGCCGATATGTCCATGTTCACTCACCTCCTTTCCTGCGATGTCTCGCATCCACCGCGTCCAAACCGCGGACCCAACGAGAAAGGCGTGCCCCTGGCTGGGGCTGCACCTTCAGGGGAAACGCCGTTCTCGCGCGGGGGCGATGTGCTATGATGAAGAGTGCGTGAAGAACCGCCCGCATTCACCTTATCTTTCAGCGAAAGGGGCATGTCCGTTTTGAACTGGGTTCATCTGCTGGAGACGCTGATGTTGATCTGTTTTGGGGCCGCCTGGCCCTTGTCGATCCTCAAGTCCTGGAGGGCGCGCACGGCCAGGGGCAAGAGCCTTGGATTCCTCATGGTGATCCTGCTGGGATACACGGCCGGAATCGCAAAGGTGTACCTGGTGGACGGCATCCAGGGCTTCCTGCTCATTCCCTACTCCATCAACTTCATCCTCGTGGGGACCGAGACGGTCCTCTACTTCCGGAACACCCGACTCGATCGGCAGCCCGAACGGGAGGCGGATGTCCAAACCCGGGGACGCCAATAAAAGACTAATGCTTGCTGGGGCATTCTCAGCA
The sequence above is drawn from the uncultured Fretibacterium sp. genome and encodes:
- a CDS encoding rod shape-determining protein; this translates as MFGTDIGIDLGTATILIFEKRHGVVLREPSVVAVDQDTGSILAVGYEAKNMVGRTPGSIVSVRPLRDGVIANYSMTEAMLQHFMRRVTRGWQRFFRNRAMICVPSGATDVERRAVLEAALEVGAKEAYLIEEPMAAAIGANLNVEEARGKMVVDVGGGTADIAVISLGGVVVSKSLRIGGDKFDEGIMRYLRRQYNLAIGEQTAENLKIMIGTCIPLDEEQRMVIKGRDLVQGLPRQIEVSSSAVNMAIGEMVQTLVDGVRNVLELTPPELSADIIDRGIVLTGGGSLLRGLPELISQQTGINCFTAENPMECVALGTGRALAAIDKLTGSGRNSILVNVRKGRRRR
- a CDS encoding putative motility protein: MDISADVARYSMEMAAARVSSAVQVSMLRNVMDLQQATMTQLLQSMGMGRALDLQA
- a CDS encoding Glu/Leu/Phe/Val dehydrogenase, producing the protein MSVTRRTATNVLLDTALKNFYGAAEEMGLDDKLISILSNSERRLEVSVPVEMDDGSVQVFKGYRVQHSTAIGPAKGGIRFHPDVDVDECEALAMLMTWKCSLAGIPYGGGKGGICCDPLVLSKKEKERMSRTFAARIAPIVGTWQDVPAPDLNTGGQEMVWFSDTLTKMRGQLEPGVFTGKPIPYWGSRGRNEATGRGVATCGLELMKVLGKNPEGIRAAIQGFGNVGSYTAKTLAEAGVKIVAISDITGSYYSPKGIDLKKAFEMVSSHPKRLLEGYTCDGCEKLGVSDVLFTDCDFLFPCALDGVLNDKTADKVKAKYLVEGANGPVTPEGDKILSDKGVTLVPDFLANSGGVIGSYFEWAQNLQGFFWTEEEYNNRLIHIMKGNFKRVWDYAQSKNVKMRRAAFMAAIQRVADVEALRGIFL
- a CDS encoding M20 family metallo-hydrolase; protein product: MKDRVLSAVEGLRGEMVEALSRICRIPAVSPHNGGTGEEEKAREIERLVAELGLGAVTWQRVEDERSPTGNRPSLFLELPGKQQRRLCILTHIDIVPEGDRSLWTIDPYQPVVKGSRLYGRGVSDNGMTLIASLYALKALVASGAEPEFSVCLVFAADEEMGSGFGLEPLLERGLFRPDDLVIAPDGGNDAGDFVEISEKAGLKLAFTVTGRQAHASLPNTGLNACRAANILAVEVDEALHKAFPDEDPLFDPPVSTFEPTRRFANVPNTNTVPGKERFEFDCRVLPSVSLDEVLGVVERVRKDVANRTGAAVDLEVGRNDAAAPTPPDSDIVRLLCGAVREVLGVEPRTGGIGGGTFAAFFRKKGIPAVVWQQECAGVAHQPDEYTEIDYLVNNAKVFALMMLGGL
- the xseB gene encoding exodeoxyribonuclease VII small subunit: MSFGDNLERLDEVLRRLESEPMPLDEALEVFERGVSLVRESRRILERAEQRVAILARDGEEPFEDAAGGEDEKVEN
- the gpt gene encoding xanthine phosphoribosyltransferase, giving the protein MGAEDRYCKTYSISWERIHQDCKSLAERLHGMGRWEHIVGIARGGLVPSAIVARELSIRLVDTVCISSYTLRTQGRPHILKGIQTENGGRNWLIVDDLVDTGKTAQVVRALLPNACFATVYAKPEGRSFVDTFITEVSQDTWILFPWDSEYAYSKPLVEDA
- the rpmB gene encoding 50S ribosomal protein L28; this translates as MAKVCQCCGRGPVTGNAVSHSNRHTRRRWLVNLQSVRIDAGDGSTFKVRVCTKCLKSGFVKRAASAV